AGAACAAGCTGGGTTCGGCCAGAAAATGTACGACCAAAGCTTGGTACTGGAGTAGTCGTCGCTGCAAACGGGTGCGTTCAGGTAGATGGGGGAAGCAGTCACCCAGGTTGGCGACCAGCCACAGGTAGAACCGGCGGAATGAGCCGCCTTTGAGGCTGAACATCAGCCCGATGGTGACCAACTCACTAAGGCTGAGCTTGGCTTGTTGATGTTCATGCTGTTCAGCCTTCGAACGCAGGGCATCGTCTACCCCAACGTACATCACCAAAGCAACGTCTTCCAGCGATAGAATGCATCTCGGGTCTGGCCGCATACACCAGACCCTATTCCTTTCTCCCGCTACTTTTCAACTAGCACCAGTGATTAATAGGGTGTTATAAGACAGAGTGACATTTAATCACTAGTTAGGCGGGCATATGCATTTTGCCCCTGTTGAAAATAAGGAGACGCAAATGGGAAGAGAAATCTACATTCGGTTTATGGCACCTGTTGTTCCCGAAACGACGGACCAACTCTTCCAACACGTTGATAACGCGATTCGGAACAAATACGAAAGGATACATCTACTATTGTCATCGCCTGGTGGCTCGGTCTTCCACGGGCTATCAATCTATAATTTTCTCAAGGGCGTCCCGACAGAAGTTCTTACCTATAATTTCGGCACTGTGGATTCCATCGGTATAGTCATCTTTTGCGCAGGTAGTAGGCGATTTTCTGTTCCCCATGCAAGATTTCTGATACACGGCGTTCGATTCAACATTGCAGGCAATGCATCGTTCGATGATAAACAAATAGAAGAACACCTAAAAAGTCTGAGAATTGACCAAGAGAACATAGCGCGAGTAATCGCTGACACTACAGGTAAACCTCTTCACAAAATAGAAGAAGACATGAATAACCGCACCACCCTAAATCCTAATCAAGCAAAGGATTATGGGCTTGTACATGAAATAAGATCAGAACTTCTTCCCATAGACGCTGAGTTTGTTGTCATTCGAGAGCTTGTACAAAGACCGCCTCAACAAGTGATTCAAGTGACTGCTCCTCTAGTACAAGCATACACACATTCTATTCAGATGGACATAGGCACACTATGAAAATGCCCGCCTAACAAGCGCTTCCACCTGACGCCGCTCCGCTGCGCTTCGCGGCGCAGGTGAAGCGCAGGCCGTTAGAGCAGTAATCATTACTCAAGTTACGCAACCCAGAAAAAAAGGCGATAGAATAGGGGTCTTCTGACAGCACAGGAGACCCCAAGATGCGTATAACCCCGTTGGCGACGTACCTGGAAGCGATGCTGGTGTCCATCCATAACCAGAGCTGTAGCGGTC
The window above is part of the Meiothermus sp. CFH 77666 genome. Proteins encoded here:
- a CDS encoding ATP-dependent Clp protease proteolytic subunit; translated protein: MHFAPVENKETQMGREIYIRFMAPVVPETTDQLFQHVDNAIRNKYERIHLLLSSPGGSVFHGLSIYNFLKGVPTEVLTYNFGTVDSIGIVIFCAGSRRFSVPHARFLIHGVRFNIAGNASFDDKQIEEHLKSLRIDQENIARVIADTTGKPLHKIEEDMNNRTTLNPNQAKDYGLVHEIRSELLPIDAEFVVIRELVQRPPQQVIQVTAPLVQAYTHSIQMDIGTL